From a region of the Etheostoma cragini isolate CJK2018 chromosome 22, CSU_Ecrag_1.0, whole genome shotgun sequence genome:
- the si:ch73-173p19.1 gene encoding uncharacterized protein si:ch73-173p19.1: MSSAAPTIGELFLILSEMGFSEEQIQAAVQAGHFSVSDAAEWLLQGQYPRHRLVKQSSQPAETAFSAFNPPKEAASTSETQTSPSGSPSLVLRPSQSGTLSPDPLPVESRIKQDKSDFEEQQRQRGAQEAKAERKQKKQERELVLKRIAEDRKSLQEKNQTSAATESSPSSGQGQKLGGKIQTNVDNNCVLMIRLPSGESMRERFPADAPLRSVVEHITGRHPSLASFSLLQGFPRKRFGEAELACSLHSLGLTPNAALCIQTTPPETPQDPPSPADPPSAAQNEPSPCDVAPHPHIPVQEGVGEQDLVLPPPLPNQLWEEAVNYAGIPGVGPSLTGPSHFWGRGQKLVPGQAEGAPGIEVDEEQGEEEEPPYMLNGMPRLPFIPENRFRGEFERRHNWPEQGNRLREAAEDNPAEPEDAGGQEAPGAAGLAAVERLQRAAQQEEPRASQGQPSPPKKPFRAPSVSSLCALATRATVHLMTAPSMQYISSLACLTPELAELLLNHMSRERLLRPRTLELFFGCPLQKFVLNCYPYSTNELLRQLRAFTALKHLSLVNSPLITDTGLSILSSLVKLQYLNLASCNKLTDSCLQHITGLKSLCFLSLDHTKVTDSGMVIYLKSAPSCLSQLSLNQTAVTEATLVVLPTYVPQLRLLSIKQTKVSDVSALAELSSLQTLNLDGTGVTESSLQHLATHPALTSLSLAGIPKADGNHALQIISGLKLTQLTLPGRHSVTDSGLSFLSRLSLLLELDLTDYTQVTDQGVSQLSIMTRLKKLSLSNTQVTDAGLPFLRGLQDLQDLCLDRTAVTSRGVAGLITCLPHLTVLGLASTQVGDTVMRRGLIRCNQLVKLNLSRTRITDHGLKLLKHMHLAQVNLDGTGVSPMGIASLLSLTNISSIRASNTRSIPPDQVSDEEWEAQ; the protein is encoded by the exons ATGAGTTCTGCCGCTCCG ACTATTGGGGAGTTATTCCTCATCCTCAGTGAGATGGGGTTCTCAGAGGAACAGATCCAGGCAGCTGTTCAGGCGGGGCATTTTTCTGTGTCAGATGCGGCTGAGTG GCTCTTGCAGGGTCAGTATCCACGGCACAGGTTGGTTAAGCAGTCGTCACAGCCAGCCGAGACagcattttctgctttcaacCCACCCAAAGAGGCGGCAAGCACTTCAGAGACACAGACATCTCCTTCTG GGTCTCCTTCATTGGTCCTGAGACCATCACAGTCAGGCACCCTGTCCCCAGACCCACTACCAGTCGAGTCTCGCATCAAACAGGACAAGAGTGACTTTGAAGAGCAGCAGAGACAACGTGGTGCTCAGGAGGCCAAAGCagagaggaaacaaaagaaacag GAGCGTGAGTTGGTGTTGAAGCGGATAGCTGAGGATCGGAAGAGCTTGCAGGAGAAGAACCAGACCAGTGCTGCCACAGAGTCGTCTCCTTCTAGTGGTCAAGGGCAAAAGCTTGGAGGAAAGATTCAGACTAATGTAGATAACAACTGCGTCCTCATG ATTCGGCTCCCGTCCGGCGAGTCCATGCGTGAACGGTTCCCAGCCGATGCTCCTCTTCGCAGTGTTGTGGAGCACATCACTGGACGTCACCCCTCCCTtgcctccttttctctcctccagGGTTTTCCACGGAAACGCTTTGGGGAGGCAGAGCTTGCTTGTTCACTGCACTCTCTTGGCCTCACACCCAATGCTGCACTGTGTATTCAGACCACTCCTCCAGAGACACCTCAGGATCCACCGAGTCCTGCAGATCCACCATCAGCGGCACAGAATGAGCCATCTCCTTGTGATGTGGCTCCTCACCCACATATCCCTGTCCAGGAAGGTGTAGGAGAACAGGACCTTGTTCTACCTCCTCCACTACCCAACCAGCTGTGGGAAGAGGCTGTGAATTACGCAGGCATACCTGGAGTTGGTCCTTCCCTGACCGGGCCATCTCACTTCTGGG GCCGAGGCCAGAAGTTGGTTCCTGGTCAGGCCGAGGGAGCTCCTGGCATAGAGGTTGATGAGGAacaaggagaagaggaagaaccACCTTACATGCTGAACG GAATGCCACGGCTGCCTTTCATTCCAGAGAATAGATTTCGTGGAGAATTTGAGCGCAGGCACAACTGGCCAGAGCAGGGCAATCGACTCAG GGAGGCTGCAGAAGACAACCCGGCAGAGCCTGAGGATGCTGGAGGTCAGGAGGCACCTGGAGCTGCAGGTCTGGCTGCAGTGGAGCGCCTTCAAAGAGCTGCGCAGCAAGAAGAACCCCGTGCCTCCCAGGGACAACCATCACCCCCTAAAAAACCCTTCAGGGCACCCAGCGTGTCGTCCCTATGTGCCTTGGCAACCCGCGCAACTGTCCACCTCATGACTG cTCCCAGCATGCAGTACATCAGCAGTCTAGCATGCCTCACCCCAGAGCTGGCAGAGCTTCTGCTGAACCACATGTCCCGTGAAAGGCTCCTACGTCCGCGCACCCTGGAACTCTTCTTCGGCTGCCCATTGCAGAAGTTTGTTCTAAACTGCTACCCTTACTCCACCAATGAGCTCCTGCGGCAGTTACGGGCCTTCACAGCACTGAAGCATCTGAGTCTGGTCAACTCGCCTCTCATCACTG ACACTGGGCTGTCAATCCTGTCCAGCCTGGTCAAACTCCAGTACCTGAACCTGGCCTCCTGTAACAAACTGACTGACTCCTGTCTGCAACATATCACAG GTTTAAAGAGCCTGTGTTTCCTGTCCCTGGACCACACCAAAGTGACGGATTCTGGGATGGTTATATATCTGAAGTCAGCTCCATCCTGTCTCTCTCAGCTCAGCCTGAACCAGACGGCTGTGACTGAAGCCACGCTGGTGGTCTTGCCCACCTATGTGCCACAACTGCGGCTCCTTAGCATCAAGCAGACAAAG GTCAGTGATGTTTCGGCTCTGGCAGAGCTGTCCAGCCTGCAGACTCTTAACCTAGATGGTACAGGTGTGACTGAAAGCTCTCTACAGCACCTGGCCACCCATCCAGCCCTGACATCCCTGAGTTTGGCGGGAATCCCCAAAGCGGATGGTAACCACGCCCTGCAGATCATCTCAG GTCTAAAGTTGACTCAGCTGACCCTCCCTGGACGCCACTCAGTGACAGACAGCGGGTTGTCGTTCCTCTCTAGACTGTCTCTGCTCTTAGAGCTGGACCTGACTGACTACACACAAGTCACAGACCAGGGAGTCAGCCAGCTCTCCATCATGACCAG GTTGAAGAAGCTGTCACTTAGTAACACACAGGTGACAGATGCAGGGCTTCCCTTCCTGCGTGGCCTGCAGGATCTGCAGGACCTCTGCTTGGACCGGACAGCAGTGACCAGCCGAGGAGTGGCCGGACTCATCACCTGTCTGCCGCACCTTACG GTTTTGGGGTTAGCCAGCACTCAGGTGGGAGACACAGTAATGAGGAGAGGTCTGATCCGCTGCAATCAACTTGTGAAGCTTAATCTCAGCCGCACACGGATAACGGACCATG gTCTAAAGTTGTTGAAACACATGCATCTGGCCCAGGTGAACTTGGATGGCACCGGTGTGAGTCCGATGGGTATTGCAAGCCTTCTTTCCTTGACTAACATCAGCAGCATTCGGGCCAGCAACACCCGCAGCATTCCTCCTGATCAGGTCTCAGATGAGGAGTGGGAAGCCCAGTGA